A single genomic interval of Antarcticibacterium arcticum harbors:
- a CDS encoding DNA topoisomerase IV subunit B, giving the protein MSQETKYTEDNIRSLDWKEHIRMRPGMYIGKLGDGSTADDGIYILLKEVLDNSIDEYVMGAGKTIEVSVQNQRVIVRDFGRGIPLGKVVEVVSKMNTGGKYDSRAFKKSVGLNGVGTKAVNALSSSFRVESTRDGRSKSAEFEMGNLINEEELPETSRRRGTKVTFTPDETIFRNFRYRNEYIEKMLKNYVYLNPGLTILFNGEKFYSENGLKDLLGDSITKDDQLYPIIHLKGDDIEVAITHSKTQYSEEYHSFVNGQNTSQGGTHLAAFREALVKTIREYYGKNYEAADVRKSVVSAISIKVMEPVFESQTKTKLGSTDMGGDLPTVRTFINDFLKTQLDNYLHKNPETAEKLHRKILQAERERKELSGIRKLAKDRAKKASVHNKKLRDCRIHLGDSKKERYLESTLFITEGDSASGSITKSRDVNTQAVFSLKGKPLNSYGLTKKIVYENEEFNLLQAALNIEESIEDLRYNNIVIATDADVDGMHIRLLLITFFLQFFPELIKENHLYILQTPLFRVRNKKETIYCYSELERQMAVDKLSGKAEITRFKGLGEISPDEFKHFIGDDIRLDPVMLDKDMSIEDLLSFYMGKNTPDRQEFIIDNLKVELDLIEN; this is encoded by the coding sequence ATGAGTCAGGAAACTAAATATACCGAAGATAATATACGATCCCTTGACTGGAAGGAGCATATACGTATGCGCCCCGGGATGTATATTGGTAAACTGGGAGACGGCTCTACGGCCGATGATGGTATTTACATCCTGTTAAAGGAAGTACTCGATAACAGTATTGATGAATATGTGATGGGTGCCGGTAAGACCATCGAAGTCTCGGTACAGAATCAGCGCGTGATTGTTCGCGATTTTGGGCGGGGAATTCCCTTGGGAAAAGTAGTAGAAGTAGTTTCCAAAATGAACACCGGTGGTAAATATGACAGCCGTGCGTTTAAAAAATCTGTTGGATTAAATGGGGTTGGTACCAAAGCTGTAAACGCACTATCCTCCAGCTTTAGAGTGGAATCTACCAGGGATGGAAGATCCAAGTCGGCCGAATTTGAGATGGGAAACCTTATCAATGAGGAAGAACTTCCCGAAACCTCCAGACGTCGCGGTACCAAGGTTACTTTTACTCCAGATGAGACCATTTTCAGGAATTTCAGATATCGCAATGAGTATATTGAAAAAATGCTCAAAAACTACGTATACCTTAATCCAGGCCTTACTATTTTATTTAACGGTGAGAAATTCTATTCAGAAAACGGCCTTAAGGACCTTCTGGGAGACAGCATAACCAAAGACGATCAATTATATCCTATAATTCACCTGAAAGGTGACGATATTGAGGTTGCCATTACCCATAGCAAAACTCAATATTCTGAAGAATACCATTCTTTTGTAAATGGTCAAAACACTTCACAGGGGGGTACTCACCTCGCAGCTTTTCGCGAAGCTCTTGTAAAAACTATTAGGGAATACTACGGTAAGAATTATGAAGCGGCAGATGTGCGGAAATCTGTAGTTTCTGCAATTAGTATCAAGGTTATGGAACCGGTTTTTGAAAGCCAGACCAAAACCAAGCTGGGTTCTACAGATATGGGCGGTGACCTCCCAACCGTTAGGACCTTTATAAATGATTTTTTAAAGACCCAACTGGACAATTACCTGCATAAGAATCCTGAAACCGCAGAGAAACTTCACCGCAAAATATTGCAGGCCGAAAGGGAACGAAAAGAACTTTCTGGAATACGAAAACTCGCTAAGGACCGCGCAAAAAAGGCCAGTGTTCATAACAAGAAATTGAGGGATTGCCGTATTCATTTGGGAGACAGCAAGAAAGAACGCTATCTCGAATCAACCTTGTTCATAACAGAGGGAGATTCTGCAAGTGGGTCTATCACAAAATCCCGGGATGTAAATACGCAGGCGGTTTTCAGCTTAAAGGGAAAACCCCTGAACAGTTACGGGCTTACAAAGAAAATAGTTTACGAGAACGAAGAATTCAACCTGTTACAGGCAGCTCTTAATATAGAGGAGTCTATTGAGGATCTTAGGTACAACAATATTGTAATTGCTACAGATGCCGATGTTGACGGAATGCACATCCGTTTGTTGCTCATTACCTTTTTCCTTCAGTTTTTTCCTGAATTGATCAAGGAGAACCATTTGTATATTTTGCAAACCCCGTTATTCAGGGTTAGAAATAAAAAGGAAACCATTTATTGCTACAGTGAACTGGAAAGACAAATGGCTGTAGATAAATTGAGTGGAAAGGCTGAAATCACCCGATTTAAGGGGCTTGGTGAGATTTCACCAGATGAGTTCAAGCATTTTATTGGAGATGATATAAGGCTGGACCCTGTAATGCTGGATAAGGATATGTCTATTGAGGACCTCCTGAGTTTTTATATGGGGAAAAATACGCCCGACAGGCAGGAGTTTATTATTGATAATTTAAAGGTTGAACTGGATTTGATTGAAAACTAG
- the ychF gene encoding redox-regulated ATPase YchF, giving the protein MKAGIVGLPNVGKSTLFNCLSNAKAQSANFPFCTIEPNIGVVNVPDSRLEKLESLVKPERVQPAVVEIVDIAGLVKGASKGEGLGNQFLGNIRETDAILHVLRCFEDDNIVHVDGSVNPVRDKETIDMELQLKDLETVDKKLEKVKRASRTGNKDAQKEEVALLKVKKGLEEGRSVRAISELTAEEREEFIYNLQLITDKPVMYVCNVDEKGAVNGNQYVEKVKEAVKDENAEVLVLAVGTEADITELDDYEERQMFLQDIGLDEPGSAKLIRSAYKLLNLQTYFTAGVKEVRAWTIPIGSSAPQAAGVIHTDFEKGFIRAEVIAYEDFVNLGSEAKVKEAGKMKVEGKEYIVRDGDVMHFRFNV; this is encoded by the coding sequence ATGAAAGCCGGAATTGTAGGATTGCCAAACGTAGGAAAATCAACTCTTTTTAATTGTTTATCAAATGCGAAAGCACAAAGTGCCAATTTTCCGTTTTGTACAATTGAGCCCAATATTGGAGTGGTGAATGTGCCAGATAGCCGACTGGAAAAACTGGAATCCCTGGTAAAACCGGAGAGGGTTCAACCGGCTGTTGTAGAAATTGTTGATATCGCCGGTCTGGTAAAGGGTGCAAGTAAAGGCGAAGGTTTGGGAAATCAATTTCTAGGGAATATAAGGGAGACAGATGCAATTTTGCATGTGTTGCGTTGTTTTGAGGACGATAATATTGTGCACGTAGATGGATCTGTTAACCCGGTAAGGGATAAAGAAACCATAGATATGGAGCTTCAACTAAAAGATCTGGAGACAGTAGATAAAAAACTGGAAAAGGTTAAACGTGCTTCCCGAACTGGTAATAAAGATGCGCAAAAGGAAGAAGTTGCCTTGCTAAAGGTTAAAAAAGGCCTGGAAGAGGGAAGATCGGTAAGGGCTATTTCAGAACTTACTGCGGAAGAGCGGGAAGAGTTTATCTACAATCTTCAGCTTATTACAGATAAGCCTGTAATGTATGTATGCAATGTAGATGAAAAGGGGGCCGTAAACGGAAACCAATATGTAGAGAAAGTAAAAGAAGCTGTGAAAGATGAAAATGCAGAAGTATTGGTGCTAGCCGTTGGCACAGAAGCCGATATAACTGAGTTGGATGATTATGAAGAGCGCCAGATGTTCTTACAGGATATTGGGCTGGATGAACCAGGATCTGCTAAACTTATTCGCTCTGCTTACAAACTTTTAAATCTCCAGACTTATTTTACAGCCGGGGTTAAGGAAGTAAGGGCATGGACCATTCCTATAGGATCCAGCGCTCCACAGGCTGCGGGCGTTATTCATACAGATTTTGAGAAGGGTTTCATTCGTGCCGAGGTGATCGCTTATGAGGATTTTGTAAACCTGGGCAGTGAAGCCAAGGTTAAAGAAGCAGGAAAAATGAAAGTTGAAGGAAAAGAATATATTGTTCGGGATGGGGATGTAATGCATTTCAGGTTCAACGTATAA
- the pta gene encoding phosphate acetyltransferase — protein MNKGIYIATLESNSGKSLISLGLMRTLLGKTQKVGYFRPIIDDVENGQKDNHIDTIISYFKIPLKYNDAFGFTRSEIIQKRNEGKSGEIIDTIIRKYKKLEDEFDIVLVEGSDFSGEPNVFEFDVNVLIAKNLGIPVIIVASGKGKTKEVLFGNLQMVYQAFVNKDVRVLAMVTNKIQLQNMDLALNGMREFLPEDVGVFAIPLLDTLSNPTLKEILKELEGKVLFGEEFMDNQTGNFGVGAMQLRNYLNHLKDESLVITPGDRADIILGALQANVSTNYPRISGIVLTGGLIPEESILKLIDGLSQVVPIISVEEGTFNVTNQIGAIKSNIYADSIQKIETSISTFEKYISFDPLLERMINFEPKGITPRMFQYSLVKRAQQSRKHIVLPEGTDDRILIATSRLIDMDLVDITLLGNEDAIKEKIRVLGISIDLNKVNIIDPASAKNFDDYAQTYYELRKHKNINLDMARDRMNDVSYYGTMMIYKGHADGMVSGAAHTTQHTIIPALQFIKTKPGVSVVSSVFFMCLEDRVSVFGDCAINPNPTAEELAEITISSAESSEAFGIEPKIAMLSYSSGTSGKGEDVDRVRQATEIVKNLRPDLKIEGPIQYDAAVDLSIGKSKLPDSEVAGQASVLIFPDLNTGNNTYKAVQRETGALAIGPMLQGLNKPVNDLSRGCTVDDVFNTVILTAIQAQGI, from the coding sequence ATGAATAAAGGAATTTACATTGCAACACTTGAATCCAACAGCGGAAAATCTCTTATTTCCCTGGGGCTCATGCGAACTCTGTTAGGGAAAACCCAAAAAGTAGGTTACTTCAGGCCTATTATAGATGACGTTGAGAACGGACAAAAAGATAACCACATAGATACTATAATAAGTTATTTTAAAATTCCGCTTAAATATAACGACGCTTTCGGATTTACCAGAAGTGAGATCATTCAAAAACGCAACGAAGGAAAATCTGGTGAGATCATAGACACTATTATAAGAAAGTATAAAAAACTGGAGGACGAGTTTGATATCGTCCTGGTTGAGGGAAGTGATTTTTCAGGCGAGCCCAATGTCTTCGAATTTGACGTAAACGTTCTAATAGCTAAGAATCTGGGTATCCCGGTAATAATTGTGGCAAGCGGGAAAGGTAAAACCAAGGAAGTCCTGTTTGGAAATCTTCAAATGGTATATCAGGCTTTTGTCAATAAAGACGTACGTGTTCTGGCTATGGTTACAAATAAGATCCAGTTGCAGAATATGGATCTGGCGCTTAACGGAATGAGAGAATTTCTACCTGAAGATGTTGGGGTTTTTGCCATTCCCCTCCTCGATACGCTTTCAAATCCTACTTTAAAGGAGATACTGAAGGAACTGGAAGGAAAGGTATTGTTTGGGGAAGAATTTATGGACAACCAAACGGGAAATTTTGGAGTTGGAGCAATGCAATTGCGTAATTACCTGAACCATTTAAAAGATGAAAGCCTTGTAATCACACCGGGAGACAGGGCAGATATTATTCTGGGTGCCCTGCAGGCAAATGTTTCTACCAACTACCCCAGGATCTCGGGAATTGTACTTACCGGCGGCTTAATCCCGGAGGAATCCATTCTTAAACTTATTGACGGACTCTCACAGGTAGTGCCCATTATTTCGGTAGAAGAAGGGACCTTTAATGTTACCAATCAAATTGGAGCTATAAAATCAAACATTTATGCCGATAGTATTCAGAAAATAGAAACCTCTATAAGCACATTTGAAAAATATATCTCATTTGATCCGCTACTGGAACGAATGATAAACTTTGAACCAAAGGGCATAACCCCAAGAATGTTCCAGTACAGCCTGGTAAAAAGGGCACAACAATCCAGAAAACACATTGTGTTACCCGAGGGGACAGATGACCGTATCCTAATAGCCACTTCCCGTCTTATAGATATGGACCTTGTAGATATTACCCTGCTTGGAAATGAGGATGCAATTAAAGAAAAGATCAGGGTATTAGGAATTTCCATTGACCTTAATAAAGTGAATATAATTGACCCGGCAAGTGCTAAAAATTTTGATGACTATGCCCAAACCTATTATGAATTAAGAAAACATAAGAATATCAATCTTGATATGGCGCGGGACAGGATGAACGATGTTTCCTATTATGGAACCATGATGATCTATAAGGGTCATGCAGACGGAATGGTTTCCGGGGCAGCGCATACCACCCAGCATACTATTATTCCGGCTCTTCAGTTTATAAAGACCAAGCCGGGAGTATCTGTAGTATCCTCCGTGTTTTTTATGTGTTTGGAAGACAGGGTTTCAGTTTTTGGAGATTGCGCCATCAATCCCAATCCTACTGCTGAAGAACTCGCAGAGATCACCATATCTTCAGCTGAAAGCAGTGAAGCCTTTGGTATTGAACCAAAAATCGCGATGCTCTCCTACTCTTCCGGGACTTCGGGAAAAGGTGAAGATGTAGACAGGGTTAGGCAGGCAACTGAAATTGTAAAAAACCTGCGGCCAGATCTTAAAATAGAGGGCCCCATACAATATGATGCCGCGGTAGACCTTAGCATTGGAAAAAGTAAGTTACCGGACTCTGAGGTTGCCGGGCAGGCAAGTGTCCTAATTTTCCCAGATCTTAACACAGGAAATAATACATATAAGGCAGTGCAAAGGGAAACCGGGGCACTGGCAATTGGCCCAATGCTACAGGGGCTTAATAAGCCGGTTAATGATCTAAGCCGCGGTTGTACGGTAGATGATGTCTTCAATACCGTAATATTAACCGCTATTCAGGCTCAGGGAATTTAA
- a CDS encoding acetate/propionate family kinase, with protein MKNILVINSGSSSLKFQLIKMPDETVLASGLVERIGQERGKLSYKSEKFSVSEETEVPNHTAGLKAVTKLLMDPENGVIKDASEISAIGHRVVHGGDKFSETIVIDAKVKATIKELFSLAPLHNPPNLTGIEVAEEIFPGAPQVGVFDTAFHRSIPSRANRYAIPNSFYEDQKIQVYGFHGTSHKYVSEKAIEYLGKENSKIISVHLGNGCSITAVQNGKSIDHSLGFGPVNGLIMGTRSGDIDQSVIFYLINQLGYTAQEVSDLLHHKSGMLGLTGYSDLRDIEAEAENGNRICQLALEMNAYRIKKYIGGYAAAMNGLDAVIFTAGIGENSDVIRALVCKEMDFLGIELNEAENGKRSKDFRDISSGKYGVKILVIPTNEELEIAKQTYDLIS; from the coding sequence ATGAAAAATATATTGGTAATAAATTCAGGAAGTTCTTCATTAAAATTTCAGCTTATAAAAATGCCCGATGAAACGGTCCTTGCCTCCGGGCTCGTAGAGCGAATTGGCCAGGAAAGGGGAAAGTTGAGCTATAAATCAGAAAAGTTTTCTGTTTCTGAAGAAACTGAAGTGCCCAATCATACGGCAGGTTTAAAAGCAGTGACCAAATTGTTAATGGATCCTGAAAATGGGGTGATCAAAGATGCTTCAGAAATTAGTGCAATAGGCCACCGGGTAGTTCACGGGGGAGATAAGTTTTCAGAAACCATCGTAATAGATGCAAAAGTAAAGGCCACTATAAAAGAATTGTTTTCACTTGCGCCTTTGCACAATCCTCCAAACCTCACCGGAATCGAGGTGGCCGAAGAAATTTTTCCGGGAGCACCCCAGGTAGGGGTTTTTGATACCGCTTTTCATCGCAGTATTCCTTCCCGTGCCAACCGCTATGCAATTCCCAATTCATTTTATGAGGACCAAAAGATCCAGGTTTACGGGTTTCATGGTACAAGTCATAAATATGTGAGTGAAAAAGCTATAGAATATTTAGGGAAAGAAAATTCCAAAATAATAAGTGTGCATCTTGGGAATGGTTGTAGTATAACTGCTGTACAAAACGGAAAAAGCATTGACCATTCCCTTGGATTTGGCCCTGTTAACGGACTCATTATGGGAACCCGCAGCGGGGATATAGACCAGTCGGTAATTTTCTATCTTATCAATCAACTTGGTTATACAGCTCAGGAAGTTAGTGATTTGCTACATCATAAAAGCGGAATGCTGGGACTTACGGGCTACAGCGATCTACGCGATATTGAGGCCGAGGCCGAAAACGGCAACCGCATTTGCCAGCTTGCCCTGGAGATGAATGCGTACCGTATCAAAAAATACATTGGAGGATACGCTGCAGCAATGAATGGTTTGGATGCTGTGATCTTTACAGCAGGTATTGGTGAGAATAGCGATGTGATACGGGCACTTGTTTGTAAGGAAATGGATTTTCTGGGTATTGAATTGAATGAAGCTGAGAATGGAAAAAGATCTAAAGATTTCAGGGATATAAGCAGCGGCAAATATGGAGTTAAGATTTTGGTAATCCCAACCAATGAAGAACTCGAGATCGCAAAACAAACTTATGATCTAATCTCATAA
- a CDS encoding adenosylcobalamin-dependent ribonucleoside-diphosphate reductase — MKIEAPTAPAKTYSQDEAFKASLTYFKGDELAARVWINKYALKDSDGNLYESSPLEMHQRIAREIARIEKNYPNPMTENEVFELLDNFKYIVPQGSPMAGIGNKYQIASLSNCFVIGNSGMNDSYGSIMKIDQEQVQLMKRRGGVGHDLSHIRPKGSPVKNSALTSTGLVPFMERYSNSTREVAQDGRRGALMLSVSINHPDAEDFIDAKMEQGKVTGANVSVRIDDEFMQAVKHSSSYVQKFPIHSDNPKYTKEIEAGKIWDKIVHNAWKSAEPGILFWDTIVRESVPDSYADLGYETVSTNPCGEIPLCPYDSCRLLAINLFSYVEEPFTKKASFNFELFKKHVAAAQRIMDDIIDLELEKIDDILGKINADPENETIKAVEKNLWLEIRKKANEGRRTGIGITAEGDMLAALGIAYGSEKGIEFSVEVHKTLAIEAYRASVYAAKERGAFSVYDSEKEKNNPFIQRLKEADEKLYFDMTEYGRRNIALLTIAPTGTTSLMTQTTSGIEPVFLPVYKRRRKVNPNDKEARVDFVDETGDSWEEYVVFHHRFKQWMEVNGFEINKNYSQKELDTLVKKSPYYKATSNDIDWMSKVTMQGAVQKWVDHSISVTVNLPNEATEELVGQLYLKAWEVGCKGVTVYRDGSRSGVLISNEEKKEEATSSVFPTKRPQILEADVVRFQNNKEKWIAFIGLIDGRPYEIFTGLADDDDGILIPRWVNEGLIIKNKDEEGNSRYDFQYENQRGYKTTIEGLSHKFDPEFWNYAKLISTTLRYGMPIEKAVDLTNSLQLDNESINTWKNGVARALKRYVADGTEAKGQKCSNCGSKNLIYQEGCLTCPDCGSSKCG; from the coding sequence ATGAAAATTGAAGCACCCACAGCCCCTGCCAAAACCTACTCCCAGGATGAAGCATTTAAGGCCTCTCTAACCTATTTTAAGGGAGATGAATTAGCTGCCCGCGTTTGGATCAACAAATACGCGCTAAAAGATTCTGATGGGAATCTTTATGAAAGTTCGCCACTTGAAATGCATCAAAGGATTGCCAGGGAAATTGCCCGAATAGAAAAGAATTATCCCAATCCTATGACCGAGAATGAGGTTTTTGAATTGCTGGATAACTTTAAATATATAGTTCCTCAGGGTAGTCCTATGGCTGGAATTGGTAATAAATACCAAATTGCTTCATTATCTAACTGTTTTGTAATTGGTAACAGCGGGATGAATGATTCTTATGGAAGTATCATGAAGATTGACCAGGAACAGGTTCAGCTTATGAAGCGGCGAGGTGGTGTAGGCCATGACCTTTCTCATATAAGGCCTAAAGGGTCGCCCGTAAAAAACTCGGCGCTTACCTCCACCGGACTTGTACCCTTTATGGAAAGGTATTCCAATTCTACCAGGGAAGTAGCACAGGATGGTCGTCGTGGGGCTTTAATGCTGTCTGTTTCCATTAACCATCCGGACGCCGAAGATTTTATTGACGCCAAAATGGAACAGGGAAAAGTTACCGGTGCCAATGTATCTGTACGAATAGATGATGAATTTATGCAGGCTGTAAAACACAGTTCCTCATATGTACAAAAATTTCCAATTCATAGCGATAATCCTAAATATACCAAGGAAATAGAAGCCGGAAAAATATGGGACAAAATTGTTCATAATGCATGGAAATCTGCAGAACCCGGGATCCTTTTCTGGGATACCATAGTAAGGGAATCTGTGCCAGATTCTTACGCAGATCTTGGATATGAAACTGTTTCAACCAACCCTTGCGGGGAGATCCCGCTTTGCCCCTACGATTCGTGCAGATTGCTGGCAATTAATTTATTCTCCTATGTTGAGGAGCCATTTACCAAAAAAGCGAGTTTTAATTTTGAGCTATTTAAAAAGCACGTGGCCGCTGCACAAAGAATAATGGATGATATTATAGATCTTGAACTTGAAAAGATTGATGATATCCTTGGAAAGATAAATGCCGATCCTGAAAATGAAACTATAAAAGCTGTGGAAAAGAACCTATGGCTTGAAATAAGGAAAAAAGCAAATGAAGGCAGAAGAACGGGAATAGGTATCACTGCAGAGGGTGATATGCTTGCAGCCCTGGGTATTGCTTACGGCAGTGAAAAGGGCATCGAATTTTCTGTAGAAGTACATAAAACTCTTGCTATTGAAGCATACCGCGCATCTGTATATGCCGCCAAAGAAAGAGGTGCGTTTAGCGTGTATGATTCTGAAAAAGAAAAAAACAATCCTTTTATCCAACGATTAAAGGAAGCCGATGAAAAATTATACTTTGATATGACAGAGTATGGCCGGAGGAATATCGCCCTGCTTACGATCGCGCCAACGGGAACTACCAGTTTAATGACGCAAACAACATCTGGCATCGAACCTGTATTTTTACCGGTTTATAAAAGAAGAAGAAAAGTTAATCCCAATGATAAGGAAGCCCGCGTAGATTTTGTTGACGAAACAGGGGATTCCTGGGAAGAATATGTTGTATTTCATCACAGATTTAAGCAATGGATGGAAGTTAACGGCTTTGAAATAAATAAGAATTACAGTCAAAAGGAATTGGATACACTTGTAAAAAAATCGCCTTATTATAAGGCCACTTCCAATGACATAGACTGGATGAGCAAGGTTACTATGCAGGGTGCCGTGCAAAAATGGGTAGATCACTCCATTAGCGTAACTGTGAACCTTCCAAATGAAGCCACAGAGGAACTTGTGGGCCAGCTTTATCTTAAAGCCTGGGAAGTAGGATGTAAAGGAGTTACCGTTTATCGTGACGGTTCAAGATCTGGGGTGCTTATCTCAAACGAAGAAAAGAAAGAAGAAGCAACATCTTCTGTTTTTCCAACCAAGCGCCCGCAAATTCTCGAAGCAGATGTAGTAAGATTTCAAAACAATAAAGAGAAATGGATCGCATTTATTGGCCTTATAGATGGCAGACCTTATGAGATCTTTACCGGTCTGGCTGATGATGATGACGGGATCCTTATTCCAAGATGGGTAAATGAGGGACTTATTATAAAGAATAAAGACGAGGAAGGAAATTCCCGCTATGATTTCCAATATGAAAATCAACGAGGATATAAAACCACCATTGAAGGATTATCACATAAATTTGATCCTGAATTCTGGAATTATGCCAAACTTATCTCCACTACCCTAAGATATGGTATGCCCATTGAAAAGGCTGTAGACTTAACAAACAGTCTTCAGCTGGACAATGAATCTATAAACACCTGGAAAAATGGCGTTGCCCGCGCTTTAAAAAGATATGTTGCGGATGGTACTGAGGCCAAAGGCCAAAAATGTTCAAATTGCGGCTCCAAGAATCTTATTTACCAGGAAGGATGCCTTACATGTCCCGATTGCGGCTCATCAAAATGCGGATAA
- a CDS encoding carboxypeptidase-like regulatory domain-containing protein: MKTIKKFILSPPLILFLGILTMLPFHRINAQEFVEYKGIVVESGNGNPIAAAFLSVNGTNISTVTNSEGEFSLKIPVNISSATVSISNLGFQSKTYPLSFFNSNNTRIELNETLEELSEVNIFTATDAKTLVRNMFAKAGDNYLNEPVLMNSFYRESIKKGRRNVSLTEAVLKIYKRPYTATGRDEISITKARKSVDYERLDTMALKLRGGPFNTLYSDIIKYPEYLFNVEQMDEYTFNFGSPARINNRYLYVVNFEMVDKRLPWYYGELYIDAQTNALVKANYHLNVDNRTVASNMFVRKKPGGVKVYPVRVEYQVDYRETGGKWYYGYGSAELEFVVNWKRKLFNSRYTVNSEMAVTDWQVNPGDRVRRDDSFISPAVIMTDDVSGFSDEQFWGSNNIIEPEKSIQNAIEKIQKSIQ, from the coding sequence ATGAAAACTATCAAAAAATTTATTTTATCTCCCCCATTAATTTTGTTTTTGGGAATTCTTACCATGCTTCCCTTCCATAGGATTAACGCTCAGGAATTTGTAGAGTATAAAGGTATAGTTGTAGAAAGTGGAAACGGAAACCCAATAGCCGCTGCATTTCTCTCGGTTAACGGAACAAACATTTCTACGGTAACCAATAGTGAGGGGGAGTTCTCCCTGAAAATTCCCGTAAATATCTCTTCAGCCACAGTCTCTATCTCGAATCTTGGATTTCAAAGCAAAACTTATCCTCTTAGTTTTTTTAATTCCAACAATACCAGGATTGAATTGAATGAGACTTTAGAGGAACTATCTGAAGTTAATATTTTCACGGCTACAGATGCTAAAACCCTTGTGAGGAATATGTTTGCCAAAGCAGGTGATAATTATTTGAATGAGCCTGTGCTAATGAATTCATTTTACAGAGAGTCTATCAAAAAAGGCCGTCGAAATGTTTCGCTTACAGAGGCGGTACTTAAAATTTATAAGAGACCTTATACTGCCACCGGGCGCGATGAAATATCCATTACCAAGGCCCGTAAAAGCGTAGATTATGAAAGGTTGGACACCATGGCCCTAAAATTAAGAGGAGGCCCTTTTAACACCCTTTACAGCGATATTATTAAATATCCCGAATATCTTTTTAATGTAGAGCAAATGGATGAGTACACCTTTAATTTTGGTTCTCCCGCCCGAATAAATAACAGGTATTTATATGTTGTAAATTTTGAAATGGTAGATAAACGATTGCCCTGGTATTATGGGGAATTATATATTGATGCGCAAACAAATGCCCTCGTAAAGGCCAATTACCATCTCAATGTAGATAACCGTACAGTTGCAAGTAATATGTTTGTAAGGAAAAAACCCGGCGGGGTAAAAGTTTATCCTGTGAGAGTTGAATATCAGGTAGATTACCGCGAAACTGGCGGAAAATGGTATTACGGCTACGGCAGTGCAGAACTGGAATTTGTGGTTAACTGGAAAAGAAAATTATTCAATTCCCGCTATACCGTAAACAGTGAAATGGCGGTGACGGACTGGCAGGTAAATCCGGGAGACCGGGTGCGAAGGGATGATAGCTTTATTAGTCCCGCTGTTATTATGACGGATGATGTTTCAGGGTTTTCTGATGAGCAGTTTTGGGGTTCCAATAATATTATAGAACCAGAAAAATCAATTCAGAATGCTATAGAAAAAATCCAGAAGAGTATTCAATAG